The following coding sequences lie in one Thermoplasmata archaeon genomic window:
- a CDS encoding ArsR family transcriptional regulator: MAASMHRIKVVNDVSDLVSILRAVDTPVKLKLVQRLGENWLTTEDVEREFGKEGLAALAAFEKLRLIDTRWVAREGKKQPEKSYHFYYSTININTTSPLAEASEVLAIAMMSPKDYAKLEQRIFDAVGAEGRFFSDVAEELEMSPTRLKGLVKRSDKLEYRGHRIERFQAESAS; the protein is encoded by the coding sequence ATGGCCGCCTCCATGCATCGTATCAAGGTCGTCAACGACGTGAGCGACCTCGTCTCGATCCTGCGGGCGGTCGACACGCCCGTGAAGCTCAAGCTCGTCCAGCGGCTCGGGGAGAACTGGCTGACGACCGAGGACGTCGAGCGGGAGTTCGGCAAGGAGGGCCTCGCCGCGCTCGCCGCGTTCGAGAAGCTGCGACTGATCGACACGCGCTGGGTCGCGCGGGAGGGCAAGAAGCAGCCCGAGAAGAGCTACCACTTCTACTACTCCACGATCAACATCAACACGACGAGCCCGCTCGCCGAGGCGAGCGAGGTGCTCGCGATCGCGATGATGAGCCCGAAGGACTACGCGAAGCTGGAACAGCGGATCTTCGACGCGGTCGGGGCCGAGGGCCGTTTCTTCTCCGACGTCGCCGAGGAGCTCGAGATGAGCCCCACCCGGCTGAAGGGACTCGTCAAGCGCTCGGACAAGCTGGAGTACCGTGGCCACCGGATCGAGCGGTTCCAGGCGGAGTCGGCGTCCTAG
- a CDS encoding RNA-protein complex protein Nop10, translating into MTESVLRVCRTCRRYTLADQCPECGAPTRTPHPARFNPGDRYGKYRRMLRDASAPAPGRGPD; encoded by the coding sequence ATGACCGAGTCGGTGCTGCGCGTCTGCCGGACCTGCCGGCGCTACACGCTCGCGGACCAGTGCCCGGAGTGCGGAGCGCCGACCCGCACGCCCCATCCGGCCCGCTTCAATCCGGGGGACCGCTATGGGAAGTACCGGCGGATGCTCCGGGACGCGAGCGCCCCGGCGCCGGGCCGCGGGCCGGACTGA